From Flavobacterium alkalisoli, the proteins below share one genomic window:
- a CDS encoding MmcQ/YjbR family DNA-binding protein, which yields MTIEELQNICATLPGVTYDIKWEDHLCFNVGEKMFLITSPDSVPHNASFKVSADDFEELTQREGIIPAPYLARYKWVQADDINRFTKKEWEKYLPAAYQLVFDKLPAKVKKEITASK from the coding sequence ATGACAATAGAAGAACTTCAAAATATTTGTGCGACATTACCCGGTGTAACCTATGATATTAAATGGGAAGACCACCTTTGCTTTAATGTAGGAGAAAAGATGTTTCTTATCACCTCACCAGACAGCGTTCCTCACAACGCATCATTTAAGGTATCTGCTGATGATTTTGAGGAGCTTACCCAACGTGAAGGCATTATCCCTGCCCCATACCTTGCCCGCTACAAATGGGTACAGGCAGACGACATTAACCGCTTCACTAAAAAAGAATGGGAAAAATATCTTCCTGCTGCATATCAGCTGGTATTTGATAAGCTTCCTGCCAAAGTAAAAAAGGAGATTACCGCTTCTAAATAA